AATCCCACAAGAGATTTGCAAATTCATTTCTAACATATTGCCAACTGGTTGACAACGCGAGACTATATTGCACGAATACATTGGAAGGCCCGCCTAAGGTACGCCTGCTATCCCTTCTTTTCGTATATCTTCCTTTCCAGTACAACGAACCTGCAGACTTTCACATAACCAAGCTCAATAAGGAAGAACTTTCTTGGTTAAAGTTCAGATAACATAACAGTACAAACTTACGTTTCCTTTGATGGCTTAGATTTTTATGTCTCCTAGCCTCGGAAAACATAGCCGTTGCACCCTGAACCTTAAAACATGTCTGATGAGCCTGGCCCAACACCTGAACTCAAGATGTATAGAATGATATAATTAGTCAATCATGTATATTAAAGATAGTGCGCTTATATAGCAGTCTAAACATCAAAAACGTGATACTAAGATAGTAATTTTTGTGAAGTTGATAGGATggaaagacaaagacagaacaTTGCTTGTGGATCCAGACGAAATCGACTGCTTAAAAAGGGTGGGCAGGTTAAATGACATGGCAAATTCCATATACGAACTTTACAAGCACCCTAACCCAGCTTGTAAAACCGGGTCAGTCTGGAAGGACATTGTCTTATCGCCTTCAAGATTAAACATTCAAAAGGAGCTCAAGTACTCCATCCAGAAAGTTGAAAGATTGAAACACTAAAACAATGGAACCAGCCAAGTAGCGTATTAAACCTCTTATCTTCACAGCTCAGAAGACAGAGACTGGACAAAGCATCGGAAGTTTTCCATATTTGCAACCAATGAATATTTTCTCTGCGTTGTACCAAAGATGAGGAGCTTTTTGTCTGTGTTGTACCAAAAGTGAGGAGTTTACTCCTAAGATATACAGAAACTGAAGATATGAATGTTCAAATTCGAACTTATCTTAGTCAATGGTCATAGGCATATATTTCTGAGATTGATAACTGAATTATTTTCGTTGTATGAACTTCATTAGGTCAAACGAACAATACAGAATGGCAAGTCCCGGAATACCAGTTAAGAGTTAAGCATTCATCCGGTAATATATATCCTGTATAATCTACAACTATGTAACTGCCAAATATTACCTGTCTTGGTTATATCCACAGATCCCCAGCTCACTGCCAAATAAATTCCACTCCAGACGGTATTATGGAGTTGACACTGGGGAACCAACTTGACTTAAACATTACACAACGAACACCTGAGGAGAAAGACCAAAAACATTCATATCTTCTGAGCCATTGTTCATTACTTTTTGTTGCGCTGATTCTTTCTCCACTCTATCACGAGTCATAGGAATAAAAGAGATTTTCTAAGCTAGGACCATGCATCTAAAGCGTCAAAGCAAAAAATCAACGTATAGATGACAAAGAATGAATACCTGCCTGCCTGATATCAGTCAGCTACATGAGATGCTTAGCCTGGGATTGAGGTTGAAAACCTGCACTCCGTCAGGTAAATAAAAGTTAGGAAATAAAAAGGGGAGAAAATGATACATAAATGAGAGGGGAAGACAGAGATCTCTCAAGACAAGATCAGTAGTAAACATGGTTAacctttaaagaaaaaaaatggtaaaagaCATGCCTGCCTGTGTTTCTCTACTCCTTGGTCGTCGACTCATCAGCAACAACTCTTTCCTTTGGCATTGTTGTTTCATAAGTCCAACGGTTCCTTTCACATCTCTTGAGTAGCTTGTGAATCCGGCAGCATAAGAACATATCCACATATGCACATGAAGTGCATCCAACAACTTAATGCCAAACGTTGATGCAATCCTTTAACGATTCTCAGTGTTTCTCATCTCAAGTTGCTCAAAATCTTATTTCCACCAAACAAGTTCTCCAGTTGCTCTaggttttgtgtaatttacaaACCTGGGATCTAACTATCAAGCGTTTGTTGTAGTTGAAACTAGCATAGATATAAGAATAGCCTAAGTTCGGGGTAGAAACTCCTGGTTCCTAGATAGAACGATTTCTTTAACCTAAGTTTCAGTTGTGTAAGGTGAGCAAACAGAATAACGAAAGAATGTAATTTTTGCATGGCATTACATTCACAAGTATATAAATGTAACCACGATGCTGAAAATGGAACAATAAGCAGACAAGGGAAACATGGACCAGAAAAGGCAACTGAAAACAACATGGAGACTGGAACAGAGTTTTAAGAAATAAATTACCAGAAACAGCATATAAGAAATGGAAACCTCCTAGGAGATTCACATCTAGGTTATAATCCCTCCTCAGGCTAAATCTTTGTAATTTATCACCTGGTGTAGCAGGCAGGCAAGGTAATGCTCAGCTCACACTAAACGCGTTTCATGTTTTGCGCATCTCAACTTGTTGGGCTAATAGTATCATAATCAGTAAGGAAGCTATGTATTCTGCTCATTTCAAGTCACTACCATGATCGAAAATAAATCTATTACATCCAAGAGTTGCCAAAATCAGAGCAAATAGGTGATAGTAAAATGAACACCGGCTCTCAGTACTTTCTTTTCTGATCTCGCATCCCTACATTCTAACAATCGGGTATGATTTGATAGTAAAATCGGGTATGATTTGATTCAGTAGTTGTATTTCCAGTATGATCCAACAATCCTCTCGTGTAATGAACCTGTTCCATGTCTACGATGTAGCACTGACTCCCGAACCCTACTTATTCACATCATTTATCTCCGAATCTCAGCCATATATCAAAGATTTCTCTTGCCTATCTCGGCCACATATCAAAACATTTCTCTTGCCGGATTTGTTTCTACCATCTTATCGACGGGGCTTACACGTCTACTTTGCCGATATCTGTTTCCATGTAAACCTACATTGCCTGATTTTTTATATACATGCGATATTAGAGGAGCCGAGACCCAAAAACAGTTAACGAACAATCGAAATTGGGAAGAGGAACCAAACACAAGTAATGAAAACCGAAGACTAAATTACTTTAACCTAATATTGTTATGAGCATTGGGGTTTTTTCTAAATTTCCATAAGTTTGAATTGAAATCTACGCACGCAGATGGTTTGGGAGTTTACCAAGCTTGGAAAAGAAGCAGGCTAGCGTCTATGAAACGTCGTCGCTTCCTTTTTGGATCGTTCACGCGATTGGAATATGCAGAATAATGCTAAAATGCGCAGGGGGGAACACGATAACTCTTCCTCTTCTCTAATTCATCAACTCAAATGTACTGTACTTTGTTACAATCCGATCCCAAACTCTCCCCCACAAAACCCTAGACAAAAATAAACAGACCGATCTTCAGGCACAAAATTACTCGAAAatggaaaatataaaataaattccGGATTTTATATTCCTTTTTTATAACTGCAGAGACGGAGAGATTTACAAGACTACCCCTACAGACCAACTagactctcttcctctctaaaCTCTCTCACTTCCTTCCTCTGCGAGCTGGAGCTTTCCTCGCCGGCGACTTCACGCTCCGCGCAGGAGCCTTCTTCGGAGCCGACGCTTTCTTAGGGGCAGGCCGGGGGGTCGGAGCTTTCCTTCCGGGAGACGACCTCGTCAGCGTCCTCGACACCTTGGCTGGCTTCTCCTTTGGCTTCGGCTTCGGAGCAGCCGCCTTGGGCTTGGCAGCAGCAGCTTTTGGCTTGGCGGCCGCGGGTTTAGGCTTGGCGGCGGGTTTAGGCTTGGCAGCAGGCTTAGACTTAACCGGAGCAGCCGCTTTGGGCTTCGGAGCAGCAGCTTTTGGCTTAGCTGCGGGCTTTGCCTTCGGTTTCGCCTTAGGCTTGGCGGCAGCAGCCTTTGGCTTGGCCGGAGCTTTGGAAGCTGGCTTTTTCCCTCCCTTAGGCTTCGCAGCAGGAGCTTTTGCCTTGGGCTTAGCGGCCGGCTTCTTCTTCACCGGAGAAGCAGGCTTCGGCGCCGAGGACCTCACAGGCGGGATCTTGTAGGAGTTTTTGATCTTAACGATCTTATCAGAACTCACAAGCTTCTTCAAATGGAAGAGCAGAAGCTTCTTGAAGTTGGGCGGCAGCTGCTTGTGCTTCTCCTCGATGAACTTAGTGATCGCGTACTGGCTCGAACCAGTCCTTTCCTTCAAAGTCACAATCGCGTCCTTAACCATCTGCAGAGACAAAATCGAACCGGAAAAATCAGATCGTAAACCCTAAATTCCCAAAACTTGCAGCACACGAATCGAGAAATTGAGGATTCGAATTCTAGAAAATTCCAGAAAATGCGTTACCTCTTCGTACGGAGGGTGAGCGGGAGCGGCTCTCGGCTTCCTCGGAGCAGGTGCCTTCTTCGCTTTGGGCTCCTTGGCCTTGCTGGGCTTACCGGGATTGTCTGCCGGTTTGTCGTCCGCCGTCTCGGCGGTGACCGGctcgggaggaggattctcGACCGTCTCGATCGCGACGGCCACGGTTGTTTCTTCGGTCGCCATGCTATCGAATTCAAaagctagggttagggtttggaaATGGAGGGGAAGGGGAAGGGGGAGGAGGACTGAAATTTcaaagagggaagagagagagagatctggaTCGACCAGCAATGTGCGTGTGTTGATTCACAGGTAGTTTCGTTGTGTGAGAAGATGACGGAAATTGGACGGTTTAAATAGTCAAGTGCGTGAGGGACGATATCCCAAAGCTGAGCGCTGATTGGTGGAGTGCCCCAGCACGCGGATCGCTGCCTTTGAGGAAGTTTGAATGTGGGCCTTTGGATGAACCGTTGTGGACGGTTGTGGATGCTCCGGGTGGGAGAGGTGTAAATGGCTGGGTTTGGAAAATGAGGTGTTCATTCTTGCTTTGGGTGTGCTTTTGTGCTCAACTGATTTGATCACAAGTTGAGATTCACTTGATGGATTTGAGTGAAATCTTTTTCACCTTGTAGGAAACTATCTTAGCTTTCCGACGAGTGTTTTTTCGTGTTTTTCCGATTACGGGTTTGGGATTTATTCGGATTTGAAGCCCCAATGGTCAGGATTAGGGTTTATAATGATGTTATTGTCATCTCGAGCGATTTTCGAAGAATGCTCCGAACCGAACCAGGATTTTTTCACCACACCCGATACATACGTAGTTAAGGAACGCGCCGGTTCAAGAATCACAAAAATCTGAGCAGATTCGGGTGTAGAAAAGTGGATCGGAACATGGATGAAGTTGCACAAAAGTTTTACTCTTTGTGCAAAGGTGTGACATATTACATGTGGTAAGTATCCtatttgtaaaaaaatcaaatgacctAACAAATTAGCACTAAATCTATACGATCAGTGACATCAAAAGTGATCTTGGAACATAAATCCAAGTGAAATCCAAATCAAATGGTCATTGGGTTGATTTAGAATTAAGTACATATGTTCCTCTAGCATGTAGAACATTGACACATATGCCACTTGCAACTTATGTAACCTGGCATGGTCGACTTCTTTCTTATCCTTTTATACCTTCAAAAACTGAGGACAACACTGTATTTTTACCCCAGATTAAagcaaattttgatgtaaaatatgtaGTAGGTAAACAATAGTTCTTAGTTTTTTGCTTATCTCACTCACTGGATTGCTAATTGCACCTATCAAAAGGGTTTACATACCCAGAAGTTGCTAGCAGCTTTTGCTGCACCTTATATTTTCCAGAACCTCTTACATATGTTGCATCAAAACTCGTAATACAATTAAATTCATCTGTAAATTAAGAAACTAATACTGGAAATTTCGGTGCAGTGAAGTGACTTGGACCATACACAAGAACAACATAATCTTCGGTTGTCATAGGTATGTCGTTTTGGTACCACGAAATTATCCATTACATTCCGCCAACCAAACGGGACCTCAGATTCCTCGCGCCGGATGGATGTTAGCTCTTTCATGTACATAATTGTTTCCTGCATCTGCTTCAACCAACCGTGGTACAAATGCAGATAATGCACCTGCTTTCAACTTCAAACTTGTGAAAGTTACTAGCTTGTTCTTCCCAGATTTTGTGCAGCGTTGAATTAACGGGTGGCTTTGATTGATTGAATTTTCGTGTTTCCTTTGCTTACCATACGCATATAGATTATTATGTTGCCTGTATTACGACATTCAGTTGGACGCATACATGAATTAGCTAACAAATACTGGAAATTTGCATCATGGCCTTGCAGCCAAGTGACTCGGACTTCTCACACGAACGTCTTCCTTTTGTTACAATCTATCATTTTGGTAACTCGAAACAATCCAATGCATTCCGCTACCAAACGGGCCCTCAGTTTCCTCGCATCAAAGGAACCTTagctctttcgtatacatactTGTGTTCCTGCATCTgcttctttcgtatacatactTGTGTTCCTGCATCTGCCTCAGCCAAGCATGGTAAAAAATGTACAAACACCAACTTTCAACTTTAACTTGTGAAAGTTACTAGCTGGTTCTTCCCTTGTTTTGTGCAGCGGACGAAACCAACGGGTGCCTTGATCGAATTATGTAGTTTTCTTACTAACTAATACACGTACAGATTTTGATATTATCTAAGTCGACCTAGTCCTCCCATTTCCTTCTTAAACAACTAATTACATAACAACTTGAATTATTCAAGGAATAATGTACCAATCTGTTTGATTATCAAGTTGGACTTCAATCCAGCACAAATTCTAGTTTGTTATTGTGTCTTCGGGGTTTACGGGTGTTAAGCATTTTGAATTAAGGTTTTTCGTGTTTAAGATTTATATCAGAAAGATAGGTAAATAAAAGTCTGAAACGATGTAGCTTTAGACATAAGCACGattccaaaaccaaaaaaatatagtGGAGGATTCAAACTTTGTGGGAATATATATGCCTAGAGTCCATTTAGTTTGATCCTAAAGTTGACTAAAATCTTAAAGATATGACAAATCCTTGCAAATTAGGATGTGTTGCAAGATTCATGCCAACACTCGCCTCCCACAACTGGGAGTTTACCAATTTTCAAGGTGATAAACCATCAACATAAGTACTAGAGACACCAAAAAAGTATCTCAGGTTTTGGTTGTTGAAGGATGCTTGGCTTGGGACTGCTTTTAGATTGGGTAAAAGGCTAAAAGCGCTTCTAGTGTGACAACATATAGAGCTTCTATCAAAAGCGATTATGAGCAAATATGATATTTTTCAACTTTCCATGAAAGTGATGTGAGATGTAACATTGAAATATTGTTCATGTTGAAATTTATTAAGACTCGCGGTGAATCTATATAAAAATACATACACGAAACACTATCGTATCATTTATTAGTTTGGTGTAGTAGTTTGTTCCCACATACCTTGAATTTTTCTCTTTCACATTGCTGGGCTTTAATACCAGACTAAGGATCCTTCACTCCCACCAAATAAATGAATATGAGATATTTAGAAGTTCACTCTGCGGACCAAACGAGcccttatatttttaaattattcatAACATAATATTACACAATTTCCCCATATATCTATCTTTTTTTATGGATCATATTATCTAATTGTCAAGTCTTTTTGTTAACAAGTCAACTCTTTTATTTTTGACTTAGCACTTAGttgattcattttttttccaggaaaactaatgaaaagggcttgaaaactctgagttttaatgataaggacaaaataaagggtaaagtgaatagtaccaggattgactttttagtgtaaaaatgtggtttttcgttaaagtgaacaataccgggtgcttttcgttaaagttccctttttttctcttaaatGAATACTAGACTCGTAACATGTGAATTAATAGATGTCATATATAGACACTAGATAATAACATTTTTAAAGAAACTTTAGCCTTCTAAAGACTCGTCTCCCGTTCTCATTATCACATCTATGGAGTTCAATTGCAACACGTACCTTTGTCATCTCTTTGAAGTGGCACCATCTCTCTTTGTCATCGCCAGATTTGACGGATAAGATGTAATGAACTAACCCAAATTGTTAATGGTGACAAATAGATGTAGTTGGTTAGTAAACAAtgatttagaattttaaatCCACCGAAGACAATGAATCCGTGATAAACTAAGCATCAATTTCAGATTCTAAGTACCTTACAAATAAGTCTATGCAATTTCACAAATTTTAAAGATAAGATTTTAATTGTGGTCAGGTGTTAATTCGAACTTAGAACTCTATAAAAGGAATGTTCAAGGAATACCATACCAATTGCTAGTTGGTTATATTGGTTGCTAGTGCTACCGCCTTGAGCATAGCAAATGAAATATATAACTTAATTATTTTccataaaaaaaacacttgtttGGATATTAGTGGACAATTGAATCAAATATTGAcaacaaaacaattaaatatCGACGACGTGCCTAAAAAGAGaatcattttttaattagaaaaattATCATCTAGACCAATTTCTCGGAAatgatcctcgccggatccttttcctgGATATCCTAGAGATCTCGTGATCGTGATTGCTTATCGTATatcatgcggtcagttttcgttaggtactatttatatttaattttaaattttaaattttgaaatgatttccgaccgcacaatatacgatgcACGGTCACGATCACGAGATCCCTAGGATTCCCAGAAAAAAGGATCCGGGGGGATCCTTTTCCCAATTTCTCATTACTATGGTTATTATTGTTTGTTAAGATGGCCGTCAATTGTTAAAATGGATAATAATGTTTGCTTACAGTAAAATCATCATTAtgttcttaaatcaatttacaatgatttcccCTATACAATTATCTAGTCTCAATTGCCACTTAGTAGCATGGTATAAtaatattcctctttacttataagtgagaagttctaggttcgattttcgccaaagacaaatttgaacaacATTACTGCTAGCTTActgtgaggctaaacccactcCCTTCcttcttagtgtaaataatatcgtttgttcagaAAAATATTACTTAGTCTAAATTACTTACTCCATCTTTcttatgagagattttttagtgtacccGCAATATGGGCACATAGccatatgtcattatacaagtggaggaacacttgaaaaagaaaacttctCTCCACTTGTGTAATA
This genomic interval from Malus domestica chromosome 05, GDT2T_hap1 contains the following:
- the LOC103419889 gene encoding histone H1-like — encoded protein: MATEETTVAVAIETVENPPPEPVTAETADDKPADNPGKPSKAKEPKAKKAPAPRKPRAAPAHPPYEEMVKDAIVTLKERTGSSQYAITKFIEEKHKQLPPNFKKLLLFHLKKLVSSDKIVKIKNSYKIPPVRSSAPKPASPVKKKPAAKPKAKAPAAKPKGGKKPASKAPAKPKAAAAKPKAKPKAKPAAKPKAAAPKPKAAAPVKSKPAAKPKPAAKPKPAAAKPKAAAAKPKAAAPKPKPKEKPAKVSRTLTRSSPGRKAPTPRPAPKKASAPKKAPARSVKSPARKAPARRGRK